One genomic region from Microcystis panniformis FACHB-1757 encodes:
- a CDS encoding IS5-like element ISMae4 family transposase, whose amino-acid sequence MFISKIMDYQNLSDEQFKRRFGVYKQTYRKMVESVKSVEADSNSPSKRRPKPKLSIEEQVLVTLEYWREYRTYFHIGTSWELSESTICRIVNKTEKMLLQSGNFRLKGKKALLNQAEIPVVTVMDVTETPIERPKKKQKDFLGGKRGYHTLKSQLVADQNTEEIICVFCGKGRGHDFSLFKKSRVRFHPLTTSIEDSGYQGIAAYHSNSYTPKKKSKNRKLTELEKEYNKALAKERIIIEHINRKLKIFKILSCKYRNRRRRYSLRVNLLAAIYNCELGIGIAAS is encoded by the coding sequence ATGTTTATTAGCAAAATTATGGATTATCAAAACTTATCAGATGAACAATTCAAACGCCGTTTCGGTGTGTATAAACAAACATATAGAAAGATGGTAGAATCAGTAAAAAGTGTTGAAGCCGACTCTAATTCACCATCTAAAAGGAGACCGAAACCTAAACTATCTATAGAAGAACAAGTTTTAGTAACGTTAGAATATTGGCGAGAATATAGAACATATTTTCACATTGGTACAAGCTGGGAACTATCAGAATCAACTATATGTCGGATTGTAAATAAGACGGAAAAAATGCTTTTACAATCGGGAAACTTCCGTTTAAAAGGAAAAAAAGCTTTACTCAATCAAGCAGAGATACCGGTCGTAACGGTAATGGATGTAACGGAAACTCCCATTGAACGCCCCAAAAAGAAACAGAAAGATTTTTTGGGGGGTAAAAGAGGTTATCATACTTTAAAATCCCAATTAGTAGCTGATCAAAATACCGAGGAAATTATCTGTGTCTTTTGTGGTAAAGGTAGAGGTCATGATTTTAGTTTATTTAAAAAAAGTCGAGTTCGTTTTCATCCTTTAACTACCAGCATAGAAGACAGTGGTTATCAGGGAATAGCTGCATACCATAGTAATAGTTATACACCGAAAAAGAAATCGAAAAATAGAAAATTAACAGAGTTAGAAAAAGAGTATAACAAGGCTTTAGCCAAAGAAAGGATTATCATTGAACATATAAATAGGAAACTCAAAATCTTTAAAATCTTATCCTGTAAATATCGGAATCGTCGTCGAAGATATAGTTTAAGAGTTAACTTGTTGGCGGCTATTTATAACTGTGAGTTAGGGATAGGTATAGCAGCTTCTTAA